A segment of the Deltaproteobacteria bacterium genome:
AAGCATTACCTAACCGAGCTAGAGACTATACTTATTGTGGGGATAAAATTTTTAAAAATTAAAATATTTATCAATGGCAACTGACTTCGAAAAAACCATTAACCAAACAGCAGGCACAGCAGGCACAACTGGCCAAGTTGCTAATGGTAACTATCAATATCTTCAATCAGACACTAGTGGTGTTACAAAAGCAAAAGTTAAAGACAGCAAAAAACCCAAAGCCCTATTTATTGCTGACCAATTCGACTCAACTACTTTAATAACCAGTAGCACATTAACCACGCCCAACAACTCACCTAAAATTTCGGCAAATTCGGCAGTAGATAAAGCAAACGCTGGCTTTAATTTACAAAAAATCGCTAAAACTTCTGGGGCTGATGAGGTTGAGTTTAATGCTGAGCAAAAGATTATTGCCGAGCAAATAGACGCAAAAGAATTAGAACTGATAGAAATTGGTAGTCAATTAAATAATACTGATAAAGTCTATAACTATCTCCCAGCTAAGCTTGAAGCTGGCCAATGCATAAAAGAAGTTAGCAGCAATGGTGACTATGCCATAATTTATCAAATAGACGCGGTTAATGATGACGGCACCTTAATAATAGACCAAAAGTATCGTGGTGGTTCATTGCCCCTGCCTAAAAATCAAATCGATTTAGCAGAACAAATTGCCGCGCACCAGCCGCATTGGGTTCTAGTCAATGATGACGGTACCACCGTGTCAACCCCCATTTACGAATTAACCGCAAAACAATGGCAACTCAATCAAGAAATTGCAGAGCTTAATAAGGACCTGGCACGTACCGACCCCAAAAAAGCGATTAGTTATTGGCTCAAAGAGCGTCTAGAGCGCTATCAACAAGAAGATTTGCCTAATGCGGCCAGCGCCTACCAAGCATGGATGACTCTGCATAATGACGGTGACTTTGATGGTATGCGCGTAATTAGAACTGTAAAAAGGGCTGTTTTAAATGGCGAAATCAACAAGGCGGTCATAAAACAAAACCTATTTAACGCCTATAATGATCTCAAGCCCGGTCGTTGGCCCCTTGCGGTTACCCGAGTACATTTGCTTGACAACATACAAAAATCTTACCTTGCCGCTTTGCGAAATATTAAGCAGGATAAACCAAGTATTAGTGAAGACATCTACCTAGGCATTGATATCGGTCTTGATTGGTGTGCCAATGCCTATCCAGATTTTCCTAAAATCGAGCAAAGTGTGCCTATTGCCATGCGGCATTTTAAACAAGCAATTCGCAGCAAAGATATTTTTGCTATAAGAGCCGCGCAAAATTGGCTGATGGGCGCTTTTATGGTCATGCCTAATAATTCCGGCGAGTGTGTTGGTGTAGTTAACGGCAAACCTTCATTAACCGCAGCTATTACTTGGTGTATTCAAAATAATAAATTTAAAAGTGATAACGAAATATTATATGATTACGATTCATTAGAGGCCATAGTGCCCTTATTAGAAAAAGATGATAATAAAAATTGGAATATTTTACTTAGTTACTTTCCCTGGCTGGCAACTGTTGATGCCGCGCCCATTACCTACCAATCAGAAATTGGCGCCAAAACTATATTGCCAATCAAAAATTGTGTCTATAATGAATGTAAGCGCTTGCAAAAAATACAGCAAGCTAATCCCTATATAGTTGCAAATATAGCTGAGGTAGCTAACCTTCAGGGTTCTATTAGATCTATCGTTAAAGCTTTAAAACTCGAAGCCATTGACGATGAATTATCTGCCGAATTTTCTAAAACGCTAGTTAGCGGTGATTTTTATGCCAGTCTTTTACTTGGCGTAGGTGTGGGCTCGCTTACTTCACTTGCTACAACACAAATTATCTCCCAAGCCAATAGAATATGTAAAACCGGTAATGCTACCCAAAAAGCTATTCGTAACGCCCGTATGTTGCAATTAGCTATGGAGCCTCTAAATAGATCAGTGCAACAGGGTGTTATGTGCATTTACAATGCTGCTACGGGCAATGAACAAGGCTTGCAGCAAAGCCGGACCCCAATGGCATTTTTAAATAATATTCTAGGTGGTTATACCGGTATGTTTTTTAATCGCATGCAATCACGAGTGACAGGGCGCTTGTTAACGCAGTCATTGGTGCGCACCTGTGCTGAAAAAACTGCTTTGCTTTTAGGTGAAACCACATTGGATATGACCATGTCATTGCTGCTCTATTATAAACAAAATAAGAATTTCGATGGTGCCGCCCAGTTCATGCGCGCTAATTTAGTGGGTATGATTTCTGGGCGTATAGCTAATGGCGTGATGAGCAAAACCAAGATCGATGTGACCTTTAATAAAAAAAACATCATCATCGGCCATAAAGATTTAACTGAGCTAGAAATCTTAGAACATCAGGCCAATCAAAAACTCGATGAATATTACACTTTGCGCAAAAAAAATGTTTCAAACGAAGAAAAAAACAAGGTATTAGATGAGGCGATTGCCCTTTTTCAAAAAGCTGTTAAAGCAAATAGTGATATCAATGAAGATTTATATACTAAAAAGATTGTTGATAAGCGCGAGGTGTTGATTAAAAGCAAAGAATTTTTATTAGAGCGACCCGAATATGAACACCGTGTAAAAAAACTAATCGAAGAAGCAAAAAGTTGTGGCGATCAGGCTGGTGTTGCTAAATATACTGAGGCTTTATCTACTGACGGTGTTATCGATCGACATGGTATTCGTTTACTTTGTACTACAGATGGCGATTATAATGAAAATACGCGCCGGCGGTTAGCAGCATATACTTATTGTGATTATCTTGGCAGTGAAACCTTAAATAAAATTATTGCAGCAAATCGAAATAACACTAAAAGGGCTACAGGGAAAACTAAACAAAAGCAAAGCGGCTCAATGCCTGTTGTTGAGTCACATATGCTAAATTTTGATGATATAAAAGATATATATATTGTCGTACATCCTGAGACAAAAAAATATTCTGATGCTGATTTGCTAAGAGAGATGATTGCTGATTATAATAGCAATCCATTTGTAAAAGACGATTACTTGAGCAACAGTATTGACATATTATTAACCACCAAAGATCCTGCCATGGGTTATACTTTAGCTAATGAATATAATCTAGATTTACGTAATTTTTATGGCAATAAAGTTAAGCAAAAAACCAGAGTGAACCCAAATGATCAAGAGAAACAACCAAAAACTCAGCCGGCCCATGAAGCAGTTGTTCTTTACCAGATAAAAGACCTGCTTACCAAAATAGACTTGGTCGAAAATGATGCCCTCGATGATCTGTGCAATTATTATTTAATAGCGCAAAACAGGCAAAGGGGCACATCAAAGGCAAAAACTACGAGTGAAACAACCCATACAACATCGGCAAATGAAAATAGCAGTACTTCTAAGGTAATAACCAGTGTTGAAAAATTATTGTCTGCGGTTACCTATCAAAAAAATGTTTTAGGTAGACATTTGACCAAAAAAGAATTGCAAGATTTAGTTGAACATGGCCATAAAAATCCCCCTAAATTGCTCAAGAGCTTAATCAAGAAGTATTGTGACGAAACGGCCTATAAACATTTTGAAGATATTTGTGGGCGATTACAAAAATGTAGAACAACTTATTACACAACTGCAAAAGAGAAATTAAAATTTCCTGCAAATTTTGATTTAGTTTCTTTTGAATATGCAATTTCGCGATATGCAAATACGAAAAAAAATAATGCTAGCGGCCAGTCATTAATGACAAGTGCTGATATCGATGCGGCAATAAGTCACTGGTATTATACAAATTATCATATCCTTGAAAAAACCACTCCCAAATATAGTACGTCAACAACTGATATAAACGTCACAAGTTCGACTACTGCTAAATACACTGTCGCATCTTTAAATCATAAAGTTAAAACTTTAACGCGGACTAATTCATGGCATGAAAGGACACTCGGAGATTTAATAGAAAATAACACCATTACCCATGAAACATACGAGAGGATCAGTGACGCTATTGGGTCGCGCAAACAAGATAGTCGCGAGATTTCTTTTTATCAACCGGAAAAGAAAGATAACGAAATCAAATTAGTTTTACCCGATAATATTAATTCTGGCGATGATTATAATCAACTAATCGCTTTATACTATTCAGAGCACAATAGTTATATTCATAAACAACCCGTTGAAGCGAAAAATTTGATAAATATGCTTAAAGACCCGCAGTATGCCCAAAGACTTAAGGCATTTTGTAATCGTAAACATAAATAATAATGCCACCTGCAATATATTCCCCTACTGCAGGTTTCTGGCACTTTACTATTTAAAATTTAACTAGCAAGAATACGTAATTGCAGATCGTTGCTATTGTATGAAGAAAAGCCATTTTCAAACGTAACAAGTTCAATATCTGCAGTTTCGGCAAAGGCAATTAAATATGCATCATTCCATACATGATGCGATTTGGATCGTTGCTTGGTATGCTTGCGCCAACAATCTTCTAGTCCTGGCAGCTCATTAAGAAAACACACTCGCTCATCATCAAGTAACATATCATAGCAACGCCAAGCATCAGTTAAATTAAGCGCCGCATCACTAAAAATAGTATTATTGGTGGCTAGACGTAGAAAACCTTGTTGGGTTAAACGACAGAAAGCAACACTATCTTTTTCTGCAGTATTAAACCAAGCTACAGCGTTTTTATGGTGCGTATGCACTTCAAACACTAAAGCTAACCAAACATTAATATCAAGTAAATGCATCGACATCATCTGCTTCTAATTGAGCATTTATCCGCTCGTTAGTAAGTTTTAGCGAACCAGGTTCGCGCGAAGGCACCAGCGGTAATGAAACTCGTCTGCCATATGAACTCTGATTATTAGTGAGAAGTATTTTTGTCTCAAGAGCGTTGATTAAAAAATCTTTAAGGCTTGAACCCTCAAGTGCTGCTGTTGCTTTAACTCGACGCAGCAATGACTCGGGAATATCAACCGTTGTTCTCATCAAATTACATATTAATATAAAATATGCTTTTATGTCAATGATGTAAAATATTGTTTGTAAGCAGGTAGGCATTGGGTAGGCCCAGGCATTGAGTGCCGGGCACGGTTAGCTAGACAGCTAGACAGCACTGTTGGCTACGGGGCGGTTCAAAGTCAAAGCTGAGCGAGCAGCAGGAGAAGTTGATGCGGATTTCTAAATGATCGATATGTCCCACTACTTGAAGGTTATGCCCTAGTGCAACCGCATCTTTGCACGCTGCACTATATCTGCACACGAGGCAGCTAGTTTACGAAATGCGGCACTAATACGAGTATCAATCGCCGCCGTCTCCCAGAATGCTGCCGCGACAGGTAAAGCGCGCTGCCACGCTTCAAATTGCCCTGGTGTCGCCAGTGGTAGCTCGTAGATACGCTCGACAAGCTCACCGGACTGCGGCGCAAACAACATTGGCAGTACGTCATACATAGGTGCAAGCTCGAAATCTGCGCCTTGCGGTAGCAATGTCACATTACCAAAATGCCGATCGGTGTTGGCAATAAGCGCTGAAAATTGCCACAAAAAAGACAGTGTGTTTGCCGCCATAGTCGACAACCAACCACGCGCTTGCAGACGCCTTCCCGCTTCGGGCCAAGAATCGAGCAAGCCAAAATACTCTGCATCGACGGCAAACAAGCTTATAGCAGCGCGGCGCCCGAGCGCGCCAACGCGATCGAAACGTTCAATTTCGAGAAAACGCCGTCGCGGACCGTCGATGATGCGACTACGAACGGTCGCAAAACCGGCTTTGCTAACCACCTGGTGAGCAAGGTGCTCACACACAAGTAGGTCGGCCCATCGTTGTGCCACTGGGCTATTGGGCTGGCTATCGTGCTCGGGAGAAAATTTTACGAGTACATGTCGTGGCGGATCGCCATCAATAAAGGCAGTGATCTTCGGTTGCTCACCTGCCGCCGATGAGCCCGGCGCCTCGTCAGCAAGTGCAGCCCGCGCGAGCTGTTCGTATGAGTTTGCCAAATCGCCCGTAAGTGGCAATGGCGGCGATGTGAGCAGACGACGCATGTGACGCTCGTACGCGTGTGTACCTACCAGCACAGCACCCGGATTGTCATCGCCAGCAAGTGTCAGAGCTGCCATAACATGTTGTTCTTGCCAGTCGATCAGTCGCTCGGGTAGCGCAAAATCATTAGCAAGCTTGTGCGCAATAAGGCGACCCAGATAACCCTGCGGGCGGGCATCGTAAAGAAAGA
Coding sequences within it:
- a CDS encoding PIN domain-containing protein; the protein is MHLLDINVWLALVFEVHTHHKNAVAWFNTAEKDSVAFCRLTQQGFLRLATNNTIFSDAALNLTDAWRCYDMLLDDERVCFLNELPGLEDCWRKHTKQRSKSHHVWNDAYLIAFAETADIELVTFENGFSSYNSNDLQLRILAS
- the yjjJ gene encoding type II toxin-antitoxin system HipA family toxin YjjJ gives rise to the protein MADRISAVLALLRRRGPSRFVEIAAELGNPDRATFSRWLRRSASLHSALHSASGTVVSFGAKATGIFYAASRSLGNLGYRWPVYQVRDDGVPEELAELVAIAPRGFVIIASRPLPNWLRGENGRGIFDDVPFFLYDARPQGYLGRLIAHKLANDFALPERLIDWQEQHVMAALTLAGDDNPGAVLVGTHAYERHMRRLLTSPPLPLTGDLANSYEQLARAALADEAPGSSAAGEQPKITAFIDGDPPRHVLVKFSPEHDSQPNSPVAQRWADLLVCEHLAHQVVSKAGFATVRSRIIDGPRRRFLEIERFDRVGALGRRAAISLFAVDAEYFGLLDSWPEAGRRLQARGWLSTMAANTLSFLWQFSALIANTDRHFGNVTLLPQGADFELAPMYDVLPMLFAPQSGELVERIYELPLATPGQFEAWQRALPVAAAFWETAAIDTRISAAFRKLAASCADIVQRAKMRLH